The region GAACCAGCCAACCCACAACATGGCTGCACCCACCAGGGTATAACCGAGGTTGTGAGGTGCCATTGGCGTGGTCGGGAAGCCTTTACGCTTGCCGAGTACCAGGCACGCCACCAAGCCAGCCACACCGGCGTTGATGTGCACCACGGTGCCGCCCGCGAAGTCCAGCACGCCCCAGTCGCCCAGCAACGAACCCGGACCGCCCCACACCATGTGGGCAATCGGTGCGTAGACCAGGGTGAACCAGACACCCATGAAAATCAGCATCGCGGAGAACTTCATACGCTCAGCGAAAGCACCGACGATCAGCGCAGGCGTAATGATGGCGAACGTCATCTGGAAGGTGACGAACACCGCCTCAGGGAACAGCGCCGCAGGGCCGGTAATGCTCGCCGGAGTCACACCCGACAGGAACAGTTTGGACAGGCCGCCCACGAACGAGTTGAGGTTGACGACGCCTGCTTCCATACCGGTGGTGTCGAACGCCATGCTGTAGCCGTAAACGAACCACAAGATAGTGATCAAACCGGTGATGGCGAAGCACTGCATCATCACGGAAAGAATGTTTTTGGAGCGAACCATACCGCCGTAGAACAGCGCCAGGCCTGGAATGGTCATGAACAGCACCAGCGCGGTGGACGTAAGCATCCACGCCGTGTCGCCGGAATTGAGGACTGGAGCAGGGACTGGGTCCGCCGCCAATGCCAAGGCCGGCATTACGAGGGACAACAGGGCTCCTAGCCCTGCGAATTTACGCAGAGTCATATTGTTTTCTCCTGGGGCGTTGGGGGTTTGGCGGCTTAGATTGCGTCGG is a window of Pseudomonas antarctica DNA encoding:
- a CDS encoding ammonium transporter encodes the protein MTLRKFAGLGALLSLVMPALALAADPVPAPVLNSGDTAWMLTSTALVLFMTIPGLALFYGGMVRSKNILSVMMQCFAITGLITILWFVYGYSMAFDTTGMEAGVVNLNSFVGGLSKLFLSGVTPASITGPAALFPEAVFVTFQMTFAIITPALIVGAFAERMKFSAMLIFMGVWFTLVYAPIAHMVWGGPGSLLGDWGVLDFAGGTVVHINAGVAGLVACLVLGKRKGFPTTPMAPHNLGYTLVGAAMLWVGWFGFNAGSAAAANGTAGMAMLVTQIATAAAALGWMFAEWVTHGKPSALGIASGVVAGLVAITPAAGTVGPMGALVIGLAAGVVCFFCATTLKRKLGYDDSLDAFGVHGIGGILGAILTGVFAAPSLGGFNAATTDIAAQVWIQCKGVGFTVIYTAIVTFIILKVLDAVMGLRVTDEEEAVGLDLAQHNERGYNL